The following nucleotide sequence is from Solea senegalensis isolate Sse05_10M linkage group LG19, IFAPA_SoseM_1, whole genome shotgun sequence.
CTGTTAGTATCAAGCTATTACTCTGTGATTACCGTAGAAGATAGATGGTAAtatcttattattatattgtactGTACTCATATTCTAATGGGAATGTTTGAGGCTAAAAATAAGCGAGTGAGTGTCCTTTCTCTTTTGGGGTTATCAATATGGTAGATTCTTAGTTATTCAATTGTCTGATGTTTTTCATCTGGTCCTCACATTGTGCTATTAGACCCAGTCTGACACATTTGGCTCGGTCCCTGGGTCTGTCTGGGTATCATATGCTCAGCTGTTCTTCATCTCATTAGGCAAATCATTAAGACAATCTCTTCTgctaacaagacaaaaaaaggttAATTCAAGTTCTATCTGTATTCGTCTCACCTGATTTCACCTGTGCAAAACTACAAGCCAGTCTTGTGCATCGTGTGTAATATTCTGCATATGTTGAAGCGGTAATGTATGACAAAGCAGTCTAAACAAAAGCACTCACATGGATCTGTTTgagcagctgctcctgctggaTCACAGGCTGAGGTTGGGAGAGGTCCACAGTCCATAAGGCATCGCTTTGCGCATGCAGAGCGGGGCTGCAGTCATCAGCCCTGGATGCTGCAGAGAGCAGAGTGCCGCACACGGAGGTGCTCACCGtgcaagaacaacaacaaaatattcaGTCAACTTCACACTGACTGCAGCCGCTGTCTCTCTAacgcctcactcactcactcactcactcattccaACACTTTTATCTCGGAGGTGAACGCGTCACAAATGTTGGCTCCGTATCCACGTCGCTCCTCCTTCCTTCGGCTTCGGGAAGCGTCAATCAACCGACGCAGAATAATAGGATTGCTGGAGCACAGGCTGCAGACTGGACCGGCAGTAATCCAGATTAGTGCTGAGGGGCCAACAGTTTACAGAGCGATGACTTCTCTCGGCTCGAGTCAAAACCCTCTTAAACCGCAGTCCTGTGCACGCTCTGTCATTACCTGACTCACGAATTACTACTCAAAAAAgactttattattatcaatgttatcattattattatttcttctactactactgtaAGTGCTGCCCCTCTAATAAAATTttactaaaacatttttaatatgattttatttgttatttttaaatctattaaatataaacaacacacaaaacaattctAACTGCAATTAACTAAAACGAATACAACATATATAAAACAAGTTCCTCTCCCCTAAGACAAATAGGGTTTAAgctaaataaacataaatattttttcaaattcaaatttaggACCTTCCCAATAAACTACATTAGACAAACAAGGATGCCAGATTAAGgataaacacaacagaaataaGCACATAACCAGGTTTAAATTCTGAATTTATACTGTCATGGCTTGTCAAATCCTTGTCCAGTGCAACAATCTGGGATAGGACATCAACGTCCAGTTTTAAAGTATTAACTTCTTGAGTacaagtaattaaaaaaaagtccttggATACTTCACTATATGCAAACATTTGGAAAAATTCCATTTAAtggttaaatatatatattttttcatgttAACCAGTGTTCTACCTTTACTGAACATGTAggagtgtttattgtcataacatactgaaaaaggtTGTTTgtattactgtatatatcacTTTAACAATGCAAATCAAGTAATTGGGACCGAACGACACTTGTGCACCTCCTCTGTGCTTCATTAACAGCCTCATGACTGTGACAGGAGACTTTGAACCAATCATAGACTGTTTATAGAGAGAGCAGGTGCTCTTATTGGCTGCTCCACTAGTCTGCATACAGGTTATTTCTGGTGCTGCTGCACTGACATACATGTTccacactgcaaagaaacctatACGTGAAACAGTGTAGAAGAGAATTGGTCATTTGCCTCCATATTACTGCTCTCACTGTGAGCTTGTAATAGAAAATTGATCATGAGAGTGTCTCGACATAACCTTGCAAATATGTGCCATATAGCTTCTCATACTCTATCTGCTCTGTGTCTGGTACAACCAGATACTCACACACTGTCTAACTATTTGCGCTTCATGATGTTGCTGGGCAGAAACAGGGATGTTCCAGCCAATATAAGCCCCACTGTGACTCACCTTTTATGCTTGCTTTAATACTCTGTGTTACTTGTTCCTTCTTGcaagaataaaacacacaaagacgaCCTTTTTCCACAAGTCTGCAGAGATGGCTGAAGATAGTGGCTGTgaatagccttagaataagcagttctttttttatcacatcTCAGGCTGATCTTGTTCAAGTTTCACAACTTCAGGATGTATGACTGTAATACCCAAGTTCCTCCTGCTCCATTTTATTCTTTCTGAAATAAGCAATAGTTCGCACCACTGGTTTCTGTATCTGCACTAGATTTACAGGAGCCTGGGACCTCTGCTGTTCCCCAGTCAGCCTTCTCTGGTGTTGAAGTCTcctgcagcacattttctccACTCACACCACTGTTGGTTAATGAAGATGCAGTAACTGCAAATGAGATGGAAGCAAGTTACACATTAGCAGTTTGAACGAACAATGGAAATTCATTAAATTCATCTTCACTTCACATTTTTAACCATTATTAATCATCTTCAGGGTAAGATATATtccagatttatttttcaagCTTAAGGAATAAGCATCCAGTATAGGTCCTCTGGGACTTTGTTTATTCCTTAAAGACCAACTGTCAGATCAGCTTTGACCCACCCCTTTTGTAAGCACTGTTAGACTGACCATTCAACTGCTGGATGATACAGCTATAAATGATTGAACAAATGGTTTATTCCCAAACATGTTGTGAATAATCATTTGTGGACAATCACATAAACAAAAATTGAATTGCAGGTGCCCTTTCTTTTCTCACAATAAATTGATAATTTTGCAGGTGTGTGAAAAAGGTACAGATGTGGAATTTTAATATGTAATTTCTATGGAATAGAGCTGATAATTAGTGGGACAGAGTTGTTCTGACTTAAATACTTAAACTGTCAGACATCATAGAGGATTGTGTTTTACAGTAACTAGAGTTTTATAAATTCAGTCATATCAATATACATATCTAagtctttaaatgtgttgttgctgttttttaacTGACATAATGGCTTCAGTGCAAGGGACACAGCTAATTGTGTTTGATGAACGCAAACTTCAAAtagggattttattttgaaaagcaggCTAAACCGGAAGTGTAATTATTGTTTTCCTTCCCAGCCTTATAGCACACGCTAGTCGTAGAAAACGTAGTTGAAAGTGAAGAAATGTCGTTTTGTTCATTTTCCCGTGGAGAAGTTTTTAAAAACCACTTCAAACCAGGTAACTTCACAACTTTATTCCttgtactttgttacaaaaTTCGGCACATGCGTGTCTTTTAATATAGAAGAGATAACGATAACTAGCTAGTCACCTGTGACGAACAATAACATTATAGTCATCGTTGATAGTAGGACTACTCTGTTGTTGCTATTGTTTTTGAGTGTTAACCAAAcgtttaaaatatttttgtcgTAGGTGTAGAAAAATGTACTGCGCGTGAAATTAAGTTTGTTTAAGTTTGTAACCATGTTTCTGTTGCATAACTGTTACCAAACAGCGTGTGTATTGTGTAAAGCAACCGCGGCGGATAAACTACTCTAGGACGTAACCCTGGACTGTACCAAACGTGTATCCAGGCATGGGCAGTATTTCtgatacatttgtttaaatattatttattttcttttttatttattatttgtattttattgagatgacaaaaatcatcatcaatcatcttCATGTATTGTATCGAAACACTTCAATGTCATGTATTTATAAAAGACTGTGAAATACatgtaattaaacattttttttttaaacaacatgatGAAACCATAAGAATACATACGTGAGGTGCTGCAGCAGATTCAGACGTCATGGTGTTTGGTGCCTACTTAAATTTGCCTGTACTTTGTAAAGTCAAACATAGCGGCACAGTGACCGCACTTGAGTTacccttttttaaatgtattcatttatttgttctccATTTAGTGATTAAAGttataatactttttttcttctaaacaGCTATGGTGTGTACAACTTGACAGGCTCACTTCCTCATGTCATTCTAACTAATTATTGTACTGGATGATAATAGGATGTTACTTTTAAATAAGATTACCTGTTTTTGACAGTTTCAGCTGTAGAATAAATTATGCAACTGTACTGTGATGAAACACACCATTAGTGTAGTCCGATCATCCATTTGGTATGTTTGCTGTGTCACTGTGGGCTTCATCTGTTACTGAACAccaagaaagtaaataaatacttaaGGAAGAGttccttaaatgtgagtatttttggtattttgaAAATCCAAAAATACAGTAGTGTATTTTGATACAGGGTGTGACTGCTgtatttggtattttattttaaaatacatctaAATGTTTGCATATATAGTTGCTTTTATATTGCATGATAATTAACATTGTCGACTGATTTGAAATTCTTTCATTTCGATGctgtttcacagcagtgtttcttACAATGATTCAGTTTTGGTCCTGACCAAATCAAATGTGTCCGAGATCACAGGTCTCAAGCACTACCACAGCATTCTATAATAAATAAACGCCAACACAACATAGTTGTTGCTTTGAACAATTTATTCTAAGGTCTGTATTTAAATTGTTCTCCCGCACTTAACTCCTCAGGAATTTACGTTTGTGCCAAGTGTGAAAACCAGCTTTTCTCGAGCCACTCAAAGTATGAGCACTCCTCTCCCTGGCCGGCCTTCACTGAGACCGTACATGAGGACAGTGTGTCCAAACATAAGGAGAGACCAAACGCTTACAAGGTACCACCACTCACCTTCAATCTGTCAGAGAACACAGAGTTGTATTCATAAACTTGTGGGGCAGTCATAGTTAAAAGCTTAAAACTAGCACATAATGTACAAATAAAGGAGCAACAGTGCAAATtgcattgagaaaaaaaatgattttaagtAAACAGATAGACACCAGTCatgacagtgagaaaaaagttggtaaatgaatgaatgaatgtggagATACCCAAAGTGCTCATTCATATTTATGATATGGTGCTCCAGGTGCGGTGTGGGAAGTGTGAAAATGGACTGGGCCACGAGTTTGTGAATGACGGGCCAGGCAAAGGGTTGTCCCGCTTCTGAATATTCAGCAGCTCACTGAAGTTCGTCCCTAAAGGTAAAATCCAACGTAGATTTGTGCAGCCACAATTTTCATTACAGATTATATTCTTATGGAGCGAACAGAACGTCAGTGTAGCAGTGAAGCCTCCAGCACTAGTTATTTACCCTCTTTTGTGTaattaaacacagattttatttaagttaaacattttttgtattgtttgaaGATTATGTAAAGCTTTTGTATGTGCCCCAAACGATGTAAAGCACCAGCAGATGTAGATGCGTTTTGTTTGCTATTGCATTCTACCCACATTCTTTCATCAACAAACTGTTCCCATCCAAATGTGTGTCTCTTTGCTCTCCCCAGATAAGGTTGATGGACAGTAGAGTGAGCTGGAAGGAGGACGTGTTGTTGGACCTGTAGACGTTTCTTAGTGCTGCTCACAGTGCGGTCAGTGTATGAGGAGTTCTGGGACAAAGCCCAGTCTGGGAGCACCAGACCTCTGATGGATGGTGGCTTCACTGGACAGTCAAAATAGACGACTGGTCTTGGCATCAACTATTTATGCAATCAATACCTACTTATTGAACAGCTAAGTGCaggaaaaaaactacaaataaattgtattttctttaaatataatatttttaatagCAATAATATCACAGTTGGCTGCCACTTTTTTCAGTACACCTGATGAGCTTTATGTAAATggtacacaataataataataactttgatttataaagcgcctttcatgaaacccaaggtcgctgtacAAGTAGAAACAAATCCACATGACTGAAATGCAAAGAACTGCAAtgaatatcaaataaaaaatattttctctttatattcagtttgttatatttttgtcaAAGACTAAACATCAAGATGGTAATATAACTGTTTTTCTGAAGAAATGAATGTTGAAAATCCAGTcacctttttctccttttgtctctATATAATGATGTTTTTGCAGGGATATAGCACCTGTCatcattcttcattttaaatatgacatGATTGACTTTATAGctggcaaataaataaaatacccTAAATGTAGGTGAATGTAGATAAGAGAATTCAATTTGTTCTTCAAAAGTGCAgttccatgtttccatcagTTGAGGGTGCTATCTGCACTTAAAACATATCTATGGGCTCATGTTAACAACTTTGCAATTACAGCACCgtgaacacaaataataaatatgtacagTCCAAAAGATCTAGGTGCAAAATGACTAATTAATATGCTTTCATAAATAATGCAATGGATATTTATCAGTAACACAAAAtgctttgaatgtttgtttttttctgtgctgtCACAGAAACAGATCCCTTTGTTCTTGTAGACACATTTGTCTCTAGAAGATCTTGGATGTATTACTGTGTCCCATGTTTCTTCTTGTGATCCCAGACAGACTCGTGCTGCAGGACCAGTTATTTTACTCACTTTATGTTGTTAACTGTAAATTCACCTTCCACTTTTAATCAGTGTATTGCTTTTTGCAAATAATTCCTCAGAGCTGCCATCAGTGTTTCAGAGGTAAAGGTTACAAGAGTGACTTTAAGTTATAGTTAAACATACCTGAGGTTTTCTTGTAAATTTGACAAGCCATGTCGTTGCCCACGGAGTGGTGGAATTCTAAACAAAGGGATGATGCAGGGGGAGCGGAGAATGTTTAACAGCTCCAGTGACGGCGATGAGCAGGTGTGGAGATGCTTGTTTCAAAGCCTGAAAGATCAGAGCTGAAGATGAAAAGCTTCAATGTGAGGCAGTGGATTAAGACAGGAAGTGCAAACATCCATAGATTGTAATGCTCACAGCacagttttattcatttgatgGGATAGTGATTATGACTTCAAAGGCACACTTCAGTCGGAGTACCTGTCGTATAAGTGTGAGCACAATGTGCGTTTGTGTCatgtatttaaaggtccagtgtggaggaattagtgacatctaatggtgagaatgcAGATTGTAAACAAAAATGGAGCACTCCTTGAGTGAAATGCACatatcaacagttttgtccatTGAGTTGCTGTAGAAACAGTGGTAAGATGGCTACCTCTGTAGGGAAAAGATTGTAAGGCTACGCAcactaaacacattttattttaattgtacaCTTCTATGAtctgatgatggatggatggattgtaCACCTTTTATAAACACACTCATGAGTatgttcagtttctgccaataactCCTCCTAAATGATTCACAGTAGACcgtaacctttttttttttaacagtaatttTATCTTCGCTCCAATGCTGTCTCACCTCAAGCTCTTCATTAATTGAGTAAAAGTTTCCATGTGACCCATTAgacattgttgtgttgttgtgcattCTGTGTTTTACCATCACGCAGCTGGCACACAGACTTAACTTTCCTCGGGGGGTCAAAATCTGGATGAGGAAACGGGGAGAGTTTGAGAAGCGATGATGAGCAACAAAcccacaaacagacacagagagagagacagaaatatgCAGATAAACTAAATGTGAGAATGAGAGatgaagacaaagaggaaatgGCTCAGAGCACAGGGCTAATTAACATTTGCTATCTGCAGGAAcactcttttttgttgttggtttccAAGCACAGCTGTATGGCCAAGAGGAAGTAAACAGGAAGAAGGAAGTGGTAATCCTTTGATGGAATCAGAAGACAGACCCCACTTTTATTCTACTGACCTCTGGGGCTCATACTACAAACATCATCCTTAATTACATTAAACCACTACAAATCCAAAGCCTTCAGCAGCCCCAAAGGCCAAGCCTTGAGATCCGACCAAACACATGTGTCCCACCAACTCATTCCCGGgacatcttgttttaatttgaaatgatgtgagCCTGCTGCTTGAATGTGGATGTTTACGGGCACTGCACCTGCTTCTGTTTTGAGGCAGTGTCTCATTCTGTGTCCATATGTCATGATATCCAACATCACTGAGGTAGTctttcccccaaaaaacatcTGTCATCTAGTCGCTCCGCTTCACACCCACCACAGAAGCTGCGATCGCTTTGTGAGAGCAGTGAAACTCCTGGACGTGTGACTGTAACGGGAAGAGCGAGAGCTCCTTTCATCAAGGAGTAAAATTTGAAGCTTGTATATGATGTCTCTATCTGCTGTGGCTGCCCTCCACATGTTTCAGACATACGTACTGGCCAAACATCTGTCTCCGTCTGAGAAACGAGCGAAAGGATAAACAAACCTTTTATACATGACACTGGAATGTGATTTCCGCTCTAAATCAAATGGAAAGTTTTTGGAAACTGCAGGTTGGGCATTGTTGTAATCCTGGGTTTGAAGGAGATGGAGCCTATGAAAACCAGAACGAGAACATTGTTGCCAATCCTCTCTCGAAGACCCGGCCCTGAACCACAATGTGTGTAGTTTCCTGAACATATAAACAGATTTTATGTGGTGCGGGTATGTGAAATGCAAATCTTTACAGGCCCTTATGGTTATAAAATCCGTAAATGTGGAATGCCaagcaataaaaatacaatcTTATTAAGGGGGAAACAAAGGGGAAACCTCAAATTTCTGCCCATTCcaacaaaatgtcaacagtttaaTTAAGTGAGAGATTGCTTTGCTGAATTCAAACGTACACAGCGAAACCAAAAAGTGCCCTGTAAAATCCCAAGTATGAGGGCTGCCGTGtgggaaaataaacaatatggGAAATTTCAATGGCTTCTGCTGCTTTATTGTCATCTTTATCACATGATCACATTCCTGCTTTTGAGCCTCACCAGCTACAATAACACTGAGGGGTTTGaacatatgtgtgtttttttaaaacatcactCGCTATCTGCTCTCTGATCTGTTTCAGGGAGACGGGCCGTCaaggcagcagcacaggttAGTCTGAAAGCTTCAAAGGAATGTGTCAGGTGTGTGGCACTGGTATTGTCTGCAGAGATCAGGGAGAGGGTTTCGTAGTTTTGGGGATGCTGCACTGACTGAGGGATAAGAGAGGAGAGAATAAGACTGATGCTGTGCCCACATGTAAACTTTTCTTTATCAGTCAGACACTACAGAAACTCATCAAAGTGATCCAGAAAGAAAGTGGAGACAACTATTCTTTCCTTAgcttgtgtttgctctgtgagTTTCACAACAGTAGGGTGCTGTTATTAAATGGATCCTCAGACAAACGTGTGCCGGAGGACAGGAAACATTTATCAAACAATCGAAATATCAGGATG
It contains:
- the LOC122785118 gene encoding methionine-R-sulfoxide reductase B1-A-like; translation: MSFCSFSRGEVFKNHFKPGIYVCAKCENQLFSSHSKYEHSSPWPAFTETVHEDSVSKHKERPNAYKVRCGKCENGLGHEFVNDGPGKGLSRFUIFSSSLKFVPKDKVDGQ